The Nostoc sp. 'Peltigera membranacea cyanobiont' N6 genome contains the following window.
TACGGCGATGGGGTCAAAATATTTCTAGAAGCAGGCGCTGGTAGTGTTTGTTCACGATGGATTGATAAAATCCTCGGAAACAAAGAACATATCACAGTTTCTCTAAATCGTAGAGGGATGGATGACCATGCTTCGATGGTTAAAGCATTAGCAAAACTACTCAGTCATCAGGTGAACGTGGATTTATCACCACTGTACAGCAAAGCTCAAGAAACCGCTAATCAAAATAAAGCAACATTGAGAACAGTTACCTTGGGTGGAAAAGCAATCGCTGCTACAATTTTGAGCGAAGAAAATCGTAAACTTGTTGAAAATTTTGCTGGGGATCTTAGGAGCGAACGTTTCAAAATACAGCATCCAGATATACCTAATGTCCAACAATCTGAAATCACAGATTATCTTAACACTTCCAACCAAATAACCCAACAAGAAAATTATTCCCCTAACATCTTGCCTCAGCCAGAAGAAGTAAAACCGAAAAATATCATTGATAACGTTTTTCAACCGAGAGAACAATTACAATCTTCTGAGTCAAGCGCAATTAGACAGCCAATTCCTGTTTTCTCTCCACCCGTCAGAACTAAAAAAATTAGTAGCATCATCAGCATGTTCGATTTAAATAAGACCCAGTATCAAAAGCTCAATGCTAATAATTCAAAGATAACTAAAGCACACACTGCCTTCTTACAAGCTAGACAAGATTACAGTCAAAAAATGAGCGAAATCATTCAATTGCAACTAGCTTGCGCCCAAAACTTGCTTAACGAAGAATCTTAATATCTCATACCAATTCTCTCTAAACTTTCTCTTCCTTCGCGCCCTTTGCGTCCTTCGCGGTTCGTTTAAAAATTATTACGTGCATCTCTCAGAGAATTGGTATTACTCTCTTACTCTGTGCCCTCTGCGCCTCTGCGGTTCGTTAACAGAGTCAACACCCTTCAACTTTATCATCCATTGTTTGTAATCCGAGGGATAACTACCGTGACAACCGTAGATACGGTACTAAGTAAACACGATAATGGTCTTAACTTCTCCACTTGGTCTTATAACAAAAACCAAGTTTGGAAAGGTTCTTTAGAAACTGTATCTTTTGAGAAACAAACCATCAAAGATAAATTGATGGTGTTAAATAAACCCTGCTACATCGTGAAAGTTGCCGGAAAAATCGGTGTCACTAATGAGGGTTATTTATCCCCTGGTGATAATGGCACAACAGCACAAGTAGAACTGCTAACATTTGCAGCCCCAATCCGTATTCAACAATTTGGAGATCCGAATTTTCTCTCCTCTCATGGAGTAAAATATGCCTACGTTACCGGCGCAATGGCTGGCGGAATTGCTTCCGAAGAAATGGTCATTGCACTCGGAAAAGAGCAAATTTTGAGTTCCTTTGGTGCAGGTGGTTTAACTCCAGAACGTTTGGAAGCAGCCATAAATCGCATTCAACAAGCCTTACCTCAAGGGCCCTACGCATTTAATCTAATCCACAGCCCCAACGAACCTGCGATTGAACGCCGCGCTGTAGATTTATACCTCAAATATCAAGTGAGAACAGTAGAAGCATCTGCATTTCTCGACTTGACCCCCAACATTGTTTATTACCGTGTTGCTGGATTGGCATTGAATAACACCAATCAAATTGAAATCAAAAATAAAATCATTGCCAAAATTTCTCGCCGAGAAGTTGCGACTAAATTTCTGCAACCAGCACCAGCCAGAATACTTAAAGAACTTCTTGAACAAGGGCTAATTACTGAGTTACAAGCAACCCTTGCAGCTAAAGTTCCGATGGCTGATGATATTACCGTCGAGGCTGATTCTGGAGGTCATACAGATAACCGTCCCTTGGTTTGTGTGTTACCTTCTATTATTGCCTTGCGAGATGAAATTCAAGCACAATATCATTACCAAACACCCATTAGAATTGGCGTTGCAGGAGGAATTGGAACACCACAATCAGCATTAGCAGCCTTTATGATGGGTGCTGCTTATGTAATGACCGGTTCCATTAATCAATCATGCGTTGAATCTGGGGCTTGTGAACATACCAAAAAGTTATTAGCCCAAGCAGAAATGGCTGATATGATAATGGCTCCAGCCGCAGATATGTTTGAAATGGGAGTCAAATTGCAAGTTCTCAAACGGGGTACAATGTTCCCCATGCGAGCGCAGAAATTATTTGAACTCTATCGCGCTTATGATTCCATTGAAAGCATCCCCCTTGCAGAAAGAGAGAAATTAGAAAAACAAGTTTTTCGCAAAACTATTGCCGAAGTATGGGAAGGAACTGCGGCTTATTTGTCCCAAAAGAATCCTGAGAAACTTGGGAAAGCAGTCAATAATCCTAAACTAAAAATGGCGTTAATTTTCCGTTGGTATCTAGGATTATCTTCTCGCTGGTCTAGTTCTGGCGAAAAAGGTAGAGAAGTCGATTATCAAATTTGGTGTGGCCCGGCAATGGGCGGTTTCAATGACTGGGTACGCGGTTCCTATCTTTCTGAACCAAATAATCGTCAAGTAGTTGATGTTGCTAATCAAATTATGACTGGTGCAGCCTTTTTGTATCGTGTCCAAAATTTGAAAATTCAAGGACTGCAAACTTCCGATTATTACAGTCAATATCACCCTGTTCGTTCTACATCATTGTTGGAGATTTAAAAATGACTATAAAACAGTCTTTTACAGCAGACGACATTCAAGTATTTTTAGTATCTAACTTAGCTAAGTTACTAAAAGTATCAACTGATGAAATAGATGTCAAAGAACATTTAGAAAACTATGGCTTGGATTCAGCCCAAGCAATGATTTTAGTAAGTAACTTAGAAAAGTTGCTCGGATTTCAACCCTCTCCGTTACTGCTGTGGCATTACCCAAATATTGAAGCTCTTTCACAGCGTTTAGCTGAAGAAGTGCAAGAAGGTTCGCCAGTTCAAGATACAAAGGTAGTAGCCTCTAATGCCAACACTGCCCCCTCTGTTCTAGATTTAGGTGCTGAGGCTGTTCTTGACCCCACCATCCATCCCGGTGCTGCATCTAATGTACTTGTGGGTGAACCCAAGAACATCTTTTTAACTGGCGGAACAGGCTTTTTAGGAGCCTTTATCATCCGGGAATTGCTACAAGAAACCAATGCGGATATCTATTGCTTAGTGCGTGCTGCTAATGCCGAAGAAGGCAAAAGCAAACTGCAAAAAAATCTGGAACAGTATGCAATTTGGCAAGAAGAATTTAACTCCAGAATTATTCCGATTGTCGGCGATTTATCTCAGCCATTGTTAGGTATTGGTTCAGAACAGTTTCAAATTTTAGCTGGCAATATTGATACTATATATCATAGTGCTGCTTTGTTGAATTATGTTTTTCCATACTCTGCATTGAAGGCAGCTAATGTTTTAGGCACTCAAGAAGTTTTGAGATTAGCTTGTCAAATTAAAGTCAAGCCTGTACATTACGTTTCTAGTGTGGCTGTTTTTGAATCCACAGCTTATGCTGGCAAGGTTGTTAAAGAACAGGATGAATTCAATCATTGGGAAGGTATTTATCTTGGTTACTCACAAACAAAATGGGTAGCTGAAAAGTTAGTTAAAATTGCTCGTGACCGTGGGCTTCCTGTAACTATCCACAGACCACCACTGATTTCAGGTGATAGCAAAACAGGCATTTGTAACACACATGACTTTATCAATCTGATGACCAAGGGCTGTCTACAAATGGGATATTTCCCTGATGTAGATTATATGTTGGATATGTCACCTGTGGACTATGTAAGCAAAGCGATCGTTTATCTATCACGTCAAAAAGAATCCATAGGTAAAGCTTTCAATTTACAACATCCCCAACCCGCTGCTTTGAAAATGCTAGTTGAGTGGATACGCTCTTTTGGTTATTCAGTTGAAATGATTCCCTATGAAAAATGGCAATCAGAGTTAATCAATAATGTCACTTCTGCTGACAATCCTTTATATACTCTGCGGCCATTTTTACTGGAACGTTGGTCTGATGAACAACTGACTATTCCTGATTTGTACTTACAAGCTAGAAGACCCCATATTAGCTGCCAAGATACTCTTCATGCACTAGCAGGTAGTTCTATTGCGTGTCCTCCAATTGATTCTCAATTGTTTATGACTTATACCGCCTACTTGATTCAAAGTGGATTCTTGAATATAGCTTAGGAATTCACAACTTGTGTAGGATGTTGGAAAAGTGTTTGGCTGTGATTTTAGGCACTTGGAGATCCCCCTACCCCCTCTTAATAAGGATGGGATAAGAAGCTCTA
Protein-coding sequences here:
- a CDS encoding PfaD family polyunsaturated fatty acid/polyketide biosynthesis protein, which gives rise to MTTVDTVLSKHDNGLNFSTWSYNKNQVWKGSLETVSFEKQTIKDKLMVLNKPCYIVKVAGKIGVTNEGYLSPGDNGTTAQVELLTFAAPIRIQQFGDPNFLSSHGVKYAYVTGAMAGGIASEEMVIALGKEQILSSFGAGGLTPERLEAAINRIQQALPQGPYAFNLIHSPNEPAIERRAVDLYLKYQVRTVEASAFLDLTPNIVYYRVAGLALNNTNQIEIKNKIIAKISRREVATKFLQPAPARILKELLEQGLITELQATLAAKVPMADDITVEADSGGHTDNRPLVCVLPSIIALRDEIQAQYHYQTPIRIGVAGGIGTPQSALAAFMMGAAYVMTGSINQSCVESGACEHTKKLLAQAEMADMIMAPAADMFEMGVKLQVLKRGTMFPMRAQKLFELYRAYDSIESIPLAEREKLEKQVFRKTIAEVWEGTAAYLSQKNPEKLGKAVNNPKLKMALIFRWYLGLSSRWSSSGEKGREVDYQIWCGPAMGGFNDWVRGSYLSEPNNRQVVDVANQIMTGAAFLYRVQNLKIQGLQTSDYYSQYHPVRSTSLLEI
- a CDS encoding thioester reductase domain-containing protein, with the protein product MTIKQSFTADDIQVFLVSNLAKLLKVSTDEIDVKEHLENYGLDSAQAMILVSNLEKLLGFQPSPLLLWHYPNIEALSQRLAEEVQEGSPVQDTKVVASNANTAPSVLDLGAEAVLDPTIHPGAASNVLVGEPKNIFLTGGTGFLGAFIIRELLQETNADIYCLVRAANAEEGKSKLQKNLEQYAIWQEEFNSRIIPIVGDLSQPLLGIGSEQFQILAGNIDTIYHSAALLNYVFPYSALKAANVLGTQEVLRLACQIKVKPVHYVSSVAVFESTAYAGKVVKEQDEFNHWEGIYLGYSQTKWVAEKLVKIARDRGLPVTIHRPPLISGDSKTGICNTHDFINLMTKGCLQMGYFPDVDYMLDMSPVDYVSKAIVYLSRQKESIGKAFNLQHPQPAALKMLVEWIRSFGYSVEMIPYEKWQSELINNVTSADNPLYTLRPFLLERWSDEQLTIPDLYLQARRPHISCQDTLHALAGSSIACPPIDSQLFMTYTAYLIQSGFLNIA